The Ranitomeya imitator isolate aRanImi1 chromosome 3, aRanImi1.pri, whole genome shotgun sequence genome has a window encoding:
- the LOC138670196 gene encoding DNA-directed RNA polymerase II subunit RPB11-a, which produces MNAPPAFESFLLFEGEKKITITKDTKVPNACLFTINKEDHTIGNIIKSQLLKDPQVLFAGYKVPHPLEHKIIIRVQTTPEYSPQEAFTNAITDLISELSLLEERFRVAIKDKQEGIE; this is translated from the exons ATGAACGCGCCGCCGGCCTTTGAGTCGTTCCTACTGTTTGAGGGCGAAAAAAA GATAACAATTACGAAGGACACAAAAGTGCCTAATGCCTGTCTGTTTACCATAAACAAGGAGGACCACACAATTGGAAATATAATTAAATC GCAACTGTTGAAAGATCCCCAGGTCCTCTTTGCTGGATACAAAGTACCACATCCGCTGGAACATAAAATTATTATAAGAGTTCAGACAACGCCTGAATACAGTCCTCAGGAAGCATTTACTAACGCTATTACAGACTTGATTAGTGAGTTGTCTCTGTTGGAAGAAAGATTTAGA